In Felis catus isolate Fca126 chromosome C2, F.catus_Fca126_mat1.0, whole genome shotgun sequence, a single window of DNA contains:
- the SETD4 gene encoding SET domain-containing protein 4 isoform X2 → MKMGRGRTSRIRRRKLFRSSVSRGVNESYKPEFIELKKWLKDRKFEDTNLIPACFPGTGRGLMSKTSLQEGQVIISLPETCLLTTDTVIRSYLGAYIAKWRPPPSPLLALCTFLVSEKHAGDQSVWKPYLEILPKAYTCPVCLEPEVVNLFPKPLRAKAEEQRARVREFFSSSRGFFSSLQPLFSEAVGSIFSYRALLWAWCTVNTRAVYVKPRRRRCFSAEPDTCALAPYLDLLNHSPHVQVEAAFNEETRCYEIRTASSCRKHEEVFICYGPHDNQRLLLEYGFVSIHNPHACVYVSEDILVKYLPSTDKQMNKKISILKDHDFIENLTFGWDGPSWRLLTALKLLCLEAEEFTCWKKILLGEIISDTNEKRSLDIAQKICHYFIEETNAVLQKVSHMKDEEVASVNQLTLVETLWTEELKILQASALILNSLQTPFR, encoded by the exons ATGAAgatgggaagaggaagaacaagCCGGATCAGAAGACGGAAACTCTTCAGAAGTTCTGTATCAAGAGGAG TGAATGAGAGCTACAAGCCTGAATTTATAGAGCTTAAGAAGTGGCTGAAAGATAGAAAGTTTGAAGATACAAACTTAATACCTGCTTGTTTTCCAG GTACAGGAAGAGGGCTGATGAGCAAAACATCCTTGCAG GAGGGACAGGTGATTATTTCGTTGCCTGAGACTTGCCTGCTCACCACGGACACAGTGATTAGAAGCTACTTAGGAGCGTACATCGCTAA ATGGCGGCCTCCTCCATCTCCTCTGCTGGCTCTGTGTACCTTTCTGGTTTCAGAAAAGCATGCTGGGGACCAGTCCGTCTGGAAACCTTACCTAGAGATTTTACCAAAGGCCTACACCTGCCCCGTTTGCTTGGAGCCAGAAGTGGTGAATCTTTTTCCCAAACCCTTGAGAGCAAAGGCCGAAGAGCAGAGAGCCCGTGTGCGAgagttcttttcttcctccagaggctttttctcttccctgcagCCTCTGTTTTCCGAGGCCGTCGGGAGCATCTTTAGCTACCGTGCCCTCCTGTGGGCCTGGTGTACGGTCAACACCAGGGCCGTGTATGTGAAGCCCAGGCGGAGGCGCTGCTTTTCCGCGGAGCCAGACACCTGTGCGCTTGCCCCGTACCTGGATCTGCTGAACCACAGCCCCCATGTGCAG GTAGAAGCAGCATTTAATGAGGAAACTCGCTGTTATGAAATTAGAACAGCTTCAAGCTGTAGGAAACATGAAGAGGTGTTCATCTGCTATGGCCCTCATGATAATCAGCGACTGCTCCTGGAGTATGGATTCGTTTCCATCCATAATCCTCACGCTTGTGTTTATGTCTCAGAAG atatactTGTTAAATATCttccatcaacagataaacagatgaacaagaagatttccattttaaaggatCATGACTTTATTGA AAATTTGACATTTGGATGGGATGGACCATCTTGGAGGTTACTCACAGCGCTTAAGCTGTTATGTCTGGAAGCTGAAGAATT TACATGCtggaaaaaaatacttcttgGAGAAATCATTTCAGATACAAATGAGAAGAGAAGTTTGGACATAGCCCAGAAAATATGCCATTATTTCATAGAGGAGACCAATGCAGTGCTTCAAAAG GTTTCTCATATGAAAGATGAAGAAGTGGCTTCGGTAAACCAACTAACTTTGGTAGAAACATTGTGGACAGAAGAGCTAAAGATTCTGCAGGCCTCTGCTCTGATTCTAAACAGTTTGCAAACACCTTTTAG atga
- the SETD4 gene encoding SET domain-containing protein 4 isoform X1: MKMGRGRTSRIRRRKLFRSSVSRGVNESYKPEFIELKKWLKDRKFEDTNLIPACFPGTGRGLMSKTSLQEGQVIISLPETCLLTTDTVIRSYLGAYIAKWRPPPSPLLALCTFLVSEKHAGDQSVWKPYLEILPKAYTCPVCLEPEVVNLFPKPLRAKAEEQRARVREFFSSSRGFFSSLQPLFSEAVGSIFSYRALLWAWCTVNTRAVYVKPRRRRCFSAEPDTCALAPYLDLLNHSPHVQVEAAFNEETRCYEIRTASSCRKHEEVFICYGPHDNQRLLLEYGFVSIHNPHACVYVSEDILVKYLPSTDKQMNKKISILKDHDFIENLTFGWDGPSWRLLTALKLLCLEAEEFTCWKKILLGEIISDTNEKRSLDIAQKICHYFIEETNAVLQKVSHMKDEEVASVNQLTLVETLWTEELKILQASALILNSLQTPFRESASWGGVEREGDRGSEAGAQTHEL, encoded by the exons ATGAAgatgggaagaggaagaacaagCCGGATCAGAAGACGGAAACTCTTCAGAAGTTCTGTATCAAGAGGAG TGAATGAGAGCTACAAGCCTGAATTTATAGAGCTTAAGAAGTGGCTGAAAGATAGAAAGTTTGAAGATACAAACTTAATACCTGCTTGTTTTCCAG GTACAGGAAGAGGGCTGATGAGCAAAACATCCTTGCAG GAGGGACAGGTGATTATTTCGTTGCCTGAGACTTGCCTGCTCACCACGGACACAGTGATTAGAAGCTACTTAGGAGCGTACATCGCTAA ATGGCGGCCTCCTCCATCTCCTCTGCTGGCTCTGTGTACCTTTCTGGTTTCAGAAAAGCATGCTGGGGACCAGTCCGTCTGGAAACCTTACCTAGAGATTTTACCAAAGGCCTACACCTGCCCCGTTTGCTTGGAGCCAGAAGTGGTGAATCTTTTTCCCAAACCCTTGAGAGCAAAGGCCGAAGAGCAGAGAGCCCGTGTGCGAgagttcttttcttcctccagaggctttttctcttccctgcagCCTCTGTTTTCCGAGGCCGTCGGGAGCATCTTTAGCTACCGTGCCCTCCTGTGGGCCTGGTGTACGGTCAACACCAGGGCCGTGTATGTGAAGCCCAGGCGGAGGCGCTGCTTTTCCGCGGAGCCAGACACCTGTGCGCTTGCCCCGTACCTGGATCTGCTGAACCACAGCCCCCATGTGCAG GTAGAAGCAGCATTTAATGAGGAAACTCGCTGTTATGAAATTAGAACAGCTTCAAGCTGTAGGAAACATGAAGAGGTGTTCATCTGCTATGGCCCTCATGATAATCAGCGACTGCTCCTGGAGTATGGATTCGTTTCCATCCATAATCCTCACGCTTGTGTTTATGTCTCAGAAG atatactTGTTAAATATCttccatcaacagataaacagatgaacaagaagatttccattttaaaggatCATGACTTTATTGA AAATTTGACATTTGGATGGGATGGACCATCTTGGAGGTTACTCACAGCGCTTAAGCTGTTATGTCTGGAAGCTGAAGAATT TACATGCtggaaaaaaatacttcttgGAGAAATCATTTCAGATACAAATGAGAAGAGAAGTTTGGACATAGCCCAGAAAATATGCCATTATTTCATAGAGGAGACCAATGCAGTGCTTCAAAAG GTTTCTCATATGAAAGATGAAGAAGTGGCTTCGGTAAACCAACTAACTTTGGTAGAAACATTGTGGACAGAAGAGCTAAAGATTCTGCAGGCCTCTGCTCTGATTCTAAACAGTTTGCAAACACCTTTTAG agagagtgcaagctggggaggagtagagagagaaggagacagaggatccgaagcaggggctcaaacccacgaactgtga